In the genome of Microtus ochrogaster isolate Prairie Vole_2 chromosome 14 unlocalized genomic scaffold, MicOch1.0 chr14_random_1, whole genome shotgun sequence, the window TATCATAAACTAGCTGACTCGTTTATTACAAACACCAAATGCAGTAAGTTATAAAACTATGCTAAGATGCACATCAGCTGATGGACATTAAGTAAAGCATTCATGTCAGTAGTGGGGACAGTCACACCAATTCTCCACTGGTAAAGCCAGTGCTCTCAATGTTTTGTGGCTGAGCACTGAGCTCCTCAACACACTAGAGACATCTAGTCCAATTTCTTTCACAGGCAGGAACATCACCATGTTGGAAAAAGTTTAACTTAGGCAAAAAACTTATGACgctggagttaaaaaaaaaaaggccaaaacaaaaccaaggcagGAAATGACTGTTCTTAGTACCTAATACAGACATCTTTTAAATAGAAATCTGACCAGGAAGCTTTTAAATatcatttcctttttcaaaaCTGAGAGGGGAAGGGGGGGCTGATATTTTGTGGTAACACTTAACTGATAAAAATGCTTACTAtggaatacaaaaaaaattaagaatagaatacacacagaaaatagatCCTCAAATAGTTGAgtacattttcaaaagtaaatgaaaaataactatTGCTTGCTTTTTCAGGAAACCCCACATTTCTTCAGTGGGAAACAACTGCAGGAATAGGGCAATGCAGGCTTCCCTAGGCGGGAGGTGTTGCAAGAGGCTCAGGGGCTGCTAAAGGCACAGCTAAGACCCACAGCACCAGGAAACCAACTGGTGATGCATGGTGAGCTTGTGTAAGGTAGGGGACAAAGCCTTTCCTTCACCTTTGTGGGTGGAATGGAAGCAACGAGAGAAAAATTAAGAGGTCAAAGTGCCACTTGTTGGGGACAGGCTACAAGCGAAAATCAGACTCCTTCCTCCACCAAGGTCTCTGAGCGTCCTCTGGGAAGCAGGGCAGATCTAGCACTGGCCAGTGGCTCGGATTTGGCCAGAGACAGAAGTGCCTTTTCTTCCTACCAGAAAACTTGAACGATCTTGTGAAACAGCAGCAGACAGATCCCCTTAGATCTTTACCAATGCTCTAACTAGATGTAGGACTCCCTGAGAACTACTTCCACAGTATTTTATATGCACAGGCCATTAGCAGACACAGAACAGCACAACAATGCCCTCTCCACACCACGACATTTGACAGAACATGCTCAGGCTGGCACTGAGCAGGGTGTTCATACAACCATTATGACTGCCAGCCTTGGTTTAGTCATCTCTCAAGGACCTATAATTTCTCAAGTTTTAACAAACTCTGTTTTGaggaaatctattttatttattaattttcaaattatgtgctttggtgctttgcctgcatgtatgtctgtatgaaggtgtcggactctctggaactggagtcacagttgtGATGAACTGCCATGCAGAGGCTAGGAGTTGAACCaggctttggaagagcagccagtgctcttaactgctgagccatctctctagtccgtTGAAAAAATCAGTTCTATTTCAATTAACTAAGTTAAATCAAAAGGCAGTCAAGAGGGCTGACAAATTCCCTGGCTGTAAGAGTTCTGCAGTCATCCGCAGATGACCTTTAATGAGCTGAATCACTTCGAATGTTTATGTTGGTGATTCTGTCTGCAAGCGACAGAAGACGTGCACAGGGATGCAGACACCAAGCTACACTGCAAAGACAAGGAAGCTTACATGGCCACAGCATTTAACAGTTGGCAACCACATTACCGCATATTACAAACTGGAGAAGCTGCTGCCTGAGCCTCAAaatatggaagcagggaagaagtaCTTGGTGCTCAACAGATAAAATGCTCACACTAAGTAAGGAAGGGCTAAGGCAGTCCCTGGACCCTTAGAGAATAATGGAAGGGAGCACATGAGAACTTAAGACTTTCCAGGGCCATGGCTTCTGAAATTCACAGGCATCCACTAAAATGAGAACTCAGCACCAGAGCAGCAACTTTCTCACTGGTGTCATCACAGGCAGTAGTGATTCTGCTTAATATAGTACCTAAACATCCTAAAACCAGCCCACGATTCTACGGCACCTAGCATTATTAAACAATTCAGCTTCAGCTCATTAactctggcctttttttttcttttacagtgcAGTACCTGGGAAAAGTCCATGAAGTACAACAAAGAGGTATACTAACTGACAGATGAGCCACAGGCCCCGCCAAGGTTAGGTTTCTGGAGACGCAGGGACGTGTAGATTTGTAGATTCCTGTGAAGACTGCCTCAGGTATCTGTAACAGTGAGCAGTGGAGGGCCTCACTGCCGACACTTGCTGCTGTGCTACGTACGCCCTTCCCACTGCTTGTCTGAATACTGTTTCCTGGGAGCAGGCAAGGAAGGAACCGGTTTTCCATATGGTTTGTAGTTTTTTTACCCAAGTAAATGGATGCTAGACTCCTGCATCAGTACTTCGTGGCTGGAAACCCTCCTTCCGAAGGCCACCCATGTCAAAGCGGGTAGAGACTTCACAGCGCACTAATAACGTATCATCCTTAACGAAGGTCCCCTGTCTTAAGGCTTCCAGATGCATAAATGTTACGTAGCCAAAACCTTTGGGGTTCCGTGGGATTGTGGGACGCTGAAAGGCAAGCAGCTCTGGTTTAGCATCCATGACCTCTTCGTGGTTTTGCCTTATTACTGCTTCAGATTGATCAAGAATTGTAAGGCGTATGGTGCCCTGGAAGGGCCAGGGGAGATGACTGTCATAATCTCCTTGCATTGTGTGGACAAACAGGGATATATAGTTTGCACAGCGCTGAGCAGTGGGTAACTGAAGGTGTAGGCGCATGCACAGCTTGTACCCAGGTCTGCCTGTGTAGAATCCTGGGCTATGAATGACAACAGGTTTTTCCTCTTCTTGGGATTTCAAGTGCATCCCAAAGTTGCCAATCTTCCAAATGTAAATCCCATTACACTGTTGTGCTTCCATTTCAGCAACTTTGTCCTCAAGGGTTCGAATGGTCCGTTTGAGCTCGCTTACATATATACTCTGAGTTTCCATTTTGGCAGTCAGTTCCCGGATTTGATGGTCCTGTCTTACTAGGCGACTTTCCAACTGTTTGATAGTTTCCTCataatttgggtcctctggacaACATCCCCGGGACGGAGAGGAAGTATCACATGTACGCAAAGCAAGGTTTACATCATGAACAGCCTGGGCCAACAGTCTCATGTGCAACTGGGTATTCTCTTGCAGGTGTCGCGCCAAGTGATTTCTCTGCATCTGAAACAAAGCACAAGTCACAAGTTGGGAGCATccactgaggaagaagaaaaggacccAGCCAGACAGACAAGAGGTTTGAAAAGTAGCATCACAATTTCTCTTAAATCTTTATCACTTCTCTGTGTTGTTACCTGATCCAATGAAATAATTCTCTTATTTGACTGGTGCTAACTCAAGAGCACTCAGCTGTTACTCCAATTTATCTCCCTTCTGTCAAGGTAGCATGGACACCCATCCTTCTTTGTTGACTTGAAGACAGCAAACACCTAGGTCTCCTTCTCCCATGTTCCTTCCTCTAATGTTTCTCTCATCAGAGTACCAGCTAATAAAACTTTTGCATTAGGAAAACAAGGCAAAGCTTTCTATGGATCATGCTTCCTTTAGTCAACATTATTTTTCTCCCCTTTAAAGCCGCCTGAGCCTACCTCAGCTCCCCTTATGGTGCTGACTTACTACAAACTGCCATCTCCACAGCATTCTAAGACCACCAAAAAtcctaaatattttatgataatcataactataaaataatgtatattacagaaaaataaaaaatacaggtgattaaaaagaaaataggctaCCTATTTTCTGTCTTAGCATTTTGATatcattcagttttttttctatgCGCACATAATATAGAACTTCCTCATAACCTTTAAGTATGAGTTaccaattttatcttttgtttattctAAGTACTGTAAAagtagagcagagaaaaacatgtaATTACGTACACCAGAGAGAACGAGGCCATAGTAAGAGTGACACATAGTAAGCTGTCAGACACTTCACACTGTGACCTCATCTTAGAGCTAACCTAGGAGACAATGCAGGACTTTCCTCCTTACCATGCACTTGCTTTGAATACTGTTTGTTCAGGTTTCTTGCCTTGTTTACCTCTCTTTTCTGTAAGAAGAACTCTGTAGCACTGCAAtactgtttccatttcttcttacTTTTCCAAGTCAGTGCTCTAGGCTACACATGGGCCATCTCCATTCGAATGCACTACCACTAaaacaccttttctttctctttaagttcTCAGCTGCACAGCTCTTTCTGTGTTTACTCTTTTTGTTCAAGTCTTTCCTTCCAACCCAGTGACTGAGACCATAAACCTACGGTCATTCTGGATGCCCCCTTCTCTGCCTATTGTACCTACTTCATTACTATTAGACCTTCCCACCTAAATGTGTCTAGGGTTCCTAGAGCTCTCTCTCCATTCACTTTCATTATGCATGCTGACCTTATTTTGAATGTTGTTAATAAAAAGTTCATATACTGCCTTTCCTTATTCTACTTCATATCTTCCTTGTTGTAGCTAGATtgaacaatattaaaaaaaaaaaaccaaacctccaaacaaaaaaataagtcacTACACTTACTCTCACTTTCTCTCgtcttcttgtctgtttttttagtaaaattttctttttattttaaactacataaaataaagtaggtgtgtgtgtctgagtttgGGGatgcatgtgaatgcaggtgctaTACAGATGTGTAGGAGTCCCTGGGGCCGGAGTTCCTGGTCACTGCGAGCCACATGATGTAGGTTGGTGCCAggaaccactgagacatcttgcagAGCTGCCCTGTACACTTTTCCCCACCTGTTAAGATTCAGTCCACAGGCTGGTAAGACGGCAATGGTgcctgccaccaagactgaccACCTGAGAATGATCTCCTGGTATCTACATGGgcaaagaaagaaccaactcctatcAGCTATCCTTTGGCCTCTACATGTATGCCATGGAACACGCGTAGCCACATGCATActgatgtgcatatgtgcacacacacaaattaaaaagggCAAAGATTCAGTTATATATGTACATTCATGTGTACCTAAATACTTAAGCCATTACTACATAACagtgtttatatataaatgtttctaAACACTTAAACTTAAATTTGTTGGTATTCTTCAGTATAGACCTGAGTATggtatgtgtataatatatatatttctgaattcTATTGAAGAATTCAAAAAACCTTACCTTCTCATGACAACCAAAAACACTGAAGGTGCAAGGGATTGGTGCTGTCGGGCAGTCCAGATCGTAATGATTAGGCatctgaaaatcaaaatgaagctGAAAAATGTCTTTCCCTGAATATCATGCTCTAGATGATGacagtacatttaaaaatcttaaagtaAGCAAAACTGTGTATTATCTACGGTTTTTTCACAATtctgagaaaaattaaatattaacagCTTACATCACCCAATTCACTaaacttcatttcttaaaatgGGTTTGTTTCTATGATAGAAcactggtgccctcttgtggcgtTTACACACCCTAACAACTTCCACAGCAAACCCAGGGACCAGTCATACATTCATGAAAGCCTCTGAACAGACCTATTACTTCCCATATGACAATCTTTTATAAATCATCTTATCTTTGAAACCCGGGCATATTTATTTTGGCTCTACTGGGGAACTTGTTATTATATGGTAGAGATACAACCATCCTTGGCTGGATACAGCACCCCAGACTCGACTGGTCATAGGAGAAGTGTCACCAGTCAGCACAGTCAACGCTGCCTGACGTTTGCTATTCTTCTGGAAATAGAACTGAACCTGGGCACAGTCCACGGAGGCTTTTCAACATTTCTAGAAATAATCCAAGAATTTTCCCTCCTGTGTGTTTTCAACTTGTTTATTTGTGGTCCATGATGCCAGCTGAGGTTGTCGGTATAATAAAGCCAAACTGACAGGATGGGAGCAGATTATTCTGCCATTTTTCTAGGTCTTTGAGCTCTCAAATCTAGCACTGCACAGTTGCTCAACCTGCTAGTGCAGTTCACAGCATTTTCCCCAGCTCTGTCATCATCAGTGATTTCAAATTCATCAATGTGGCCAGGCTTCACCCCCTCGGTTAGGAAGGGAATGATGACTCTGGAGCACGGCCTGAGAAGAGCCTGGCATTTGCCTCTCTTCTGGGCAATGTTGATCCTCTTGAGAGCATCTGTCAGTGCATTCTTGCGCTCCATGAGGGAAGATGGTGAAGACACTTCAGCATTTAGTTTAGGGTgagatcatctttttaaaatagtaccAAAAAAGCAGggtatgatggtacatgcctttaatcccagcacttggaggcaggggctgctgagtctgactggcttgatctacatagtgagttcaggccagccatggctacatacccagccacaaacaaacaaacaacaaacaaacaaacccaaaagccaaaaataaaaaaaccagaaccaaccaaccaaacacagaaaagatACCAAGGGGTTGGAGAGGCAGCTCACTATGGGAAGAGTACATTCACCTAGCAGACATCAACTCTGGGGTGCATTCCAgtacagagaggaaaaagaaaaggaaaggagaagaggaggaagagagaggggaggagagacagaaagagggaagaaagaagtcaTGTGAAAGTTGGGTCTAATTTTCACTAGAAATTGAGCCATAGTTTTTCTGAAGTTTCACtatggtttttgtctttattaaattttactttcattGAGCTTTTATAAGTTTGGCATAGCATAGTTTCCTTTAAATATTAAttgagaacaaaaaagaaaaccaggggTACAAGATGACTTCATAAGCAAAACGTTTAACACCTTCAAATTAGGATTCTTGGGAAAAACACTACAAACAAACCCATGGGAACATTTAGTCAACGTCTTACCAAGTAAGGCAGTGAGGTTTTCACTATACTTCTAGCTCACACAGATTTAGTGACTAATATTCATCCTTTGTGGTAAACTCCCTAACTTTCAACAAAGAGCAATCTGAaggaattttcctttctttattagcAATTA includes:
- the Traf6 gene encoding TNF receptor-associated factor 6, which gives rise to MSLLNCENSCGSSQSSSDCCAAMASCSAAMKDDSVSGSASMGNFSSSFMEEIQGYDVEFDPPLESKYECPICLMALREPVQTPCGHRFCKACIIKSIRDAGHKCPVDNEILLENQLFPDNFAKREILSLTVKCPNKGCLQKMELRHLEDHQTHCEFALMNCPQCQRPFQKCQFNIHVIEDCPRRQVSCVNCAVSMPFEEKEIHDQTCPLANIICEYCGTILIREQMPNHYDLDCPTAPIPCTFSVFGCHEKMQRNHLARHLQENTQLHMRLLAQAVHDVNLALRTCDTSSPSRGCCPEDPNYEETIKQLESRLVRQDHQIRELTAKMETQSIYVSELKRTIRTLEDKVAEMEAQQCNGIYIWKIGNFGMHLKSQEEEKPVVIHSPGFYTGRPGYKLCMRLHLQLPTAQRCANYISLFVHTMQGDYDSHLPWPFQGTIRLTILDQSEAVIRQNHEEVMDAKPELLAFQRPTIPRNPKGFGYVTFMHLEALRQGTFVKDDTLLVRCEVSTRFDMGGLRKEGFQPRSTDAGV